One Euphorbia lathyris chromosome 1, ddEupLath1.1, whole genome shotgun sequence DNA segment encodes these proteins:
- the LOC136202278 gene encoding glutamine synthetase cytosolic isozyme, giving the protein MSLLSDLINLNLSESTDKIIAEYIWIGGSGMDMRSKARTLPGPVSDPSKLPKWNYDGSSTGQAPGEDSEVILYPQAIFKDPFRRGNNILVMCDAYTPAGVPIPTNKRHAAAEIFSHPEVVAEVPWYGIEQEYTLLQKEVKWPIGWPVGGFPGPQGPYYCGIGADKSFGRDIVDAHYKACLYAGVNISGINGEVMPGQWEFQVGPAVGISAGDELWVARYILERITEIAGAVLSFDPKPIPGDWNGAGAHTNYSTKSMREEGGFEVIKKAIEKLGLKHKEHIAAYGEGNERRLTGRHETADINTFLWGVANRGASIRVGRDTEKEGKGYFEDRRPASNMDPYVVTSMIAETTLLWKP; this is encoded by the exons ATGTCGCTTCTTTCAGATCTCATTAACCTTAACCTTTCTGAATCTACTGACAAGATCATCGCCGAGTATATATG GATCGGTGGATCTGGTATGGACATGAGGAGCAAAGCAAGG ACTCTTCCTGGACCTGTAAGTGATCCTTCAAAACTGCCCAAGTGGAACTATGATGGGTCTAGCACAGGCCAAGCTCCTGGTGAAGACAGTGAAGTGATCTTATA TCCTCAAGCAATCTTCAAGGATCCATTTAGGAGGGGCAACAACATCCTT GTGATGTGTGACGCATATACCCCGGCCGGCGTGCCAATTCCAACAAACAAGAGACACGCAGCTGCTGAGATATTCAGCCATCCTGAAGTTGTTGCTGAAGTCCCCTG GTACGGAATTGAGCAGGAATACACCTTGTTGCAGAAAGAGGTCAAATGGCCTATCGGATGGCCAGTTGGTGGATTCCCTGGTCCTCag GGGCCATATTACTGCGGTATCGGAGCTGATAAATCATTCGGCAGAGATATTGTTGATGCACATTACAAGGCCTGTTTGTATGCTGGAGTCAATATTAGTGGAATTAATGGCGAAGTGATGCCAGGCCAA TGGGAATTTCAAGTCGGTCCAGCTGTTGGTATCTCTGCTGGAGATGAATTGTGGGTTGCTCGCTACATTTTGGAG AGGATCACAGAGATTGCTGGAGCGGTCCTTTCGTTTGATCCCAAGCCAATTCCT GGTGACTGGAATGGGGCAGGAGCTCACACCAATTACAG TACCAAGTCAATGAGGGAAGAGGGAGGGTTTGAGGTGATCAAGAAAGCAATTGAGAAGTTGGGGCTGAAGCACAAAGAACACATTGCTGCATACGGTGAAGGAAACGAGCGTAGGCTCACAGGACGACACGAAACAGCTGACATCAACACTTTCTTATGG GGGGTGGCAAACCGTGGTGCATCTATCCGAGTTGGGCGAGACACTGAGAAGGAAGGAAAGGGATATTTTGAGGACAGGAGGCCAGCTTCGAACATGGATCCATATGTGGTGACATCCATGATTGCAGAAACTACCCTCCTGTGGAAAccatga